One window from the genome of Zonotrichia leucophrys gambelii isolate GWCS_2022_RI chromosome 27, RI_Zleu_2.0, whole genome shotgun sequence encodes:
- the PGAP3 gene encoding post-GPI attachment to proteins factor 3, whose product MAARAVLLLLLMAAAAPGPAQGSQGDREPLYRECLSRCERQNCSGAALRHFRARQPLYMGLTGWTCRDECQYECMWLTVRLYQQGGHRVPQFHGKWPFSRFLFVQEPASALASLLNGLASLVMLLRYRAAVPPAAPTYPTCTAFAWVSLNAWFWSTVFHTRDTALTEKLDYFCASAVILHSVYLCCVRTLGLQRPALISIFRAFLLLFLAGHISYLSLVRFDYGYNLVANAAAGMLTVAWWLRWCLRQGRRLPHVWKCAAAVLLLQALALLELLDFPPLGWVLDAHALWHIGTIPLNVLFYSFLMDDSLYLLKANSDLFKVD is encoded by the exons aTGGCGGCTCgggccgtgctgctgctgcttctcatgGCGGCGGCAGCACCGGGCCCGGCCCAGGGCTCGCAGGGGGACCGGGAACCGCTGTACCGGGAGTGCCTGAGCCGCTGCGAGCGGCAGAACTGCTCGGGGGCGGCACTGCGGCACTTCCGCGCCCGGCAGCCGCTCTACATGGGCCTGACAG GCTGGACGTGCCGGGACGAGTGCCAGTACGAGTGCATGTGGCTGACGGTGCGGCTGTACCAGCAGGGCGGGCACCGCGTGCCGCAGTTCCACGGCAAG TGGCCGTTCTCGCGGTTCCTGTTCGTGCAGGAGCCGGCCTCAGCCTTGGCCTCGCTGCTCAACGGCCTGGCCAGCCTGGTGATGCTGCTGCGGTACCGGGCAGCCGTGCCCCCCGCAGCGCCCACCTACCCCACCTGCACCGCCTTCGCCTGG gtCTCCTTAAACGCCTGGTTCTGGTCCACCGTGTTCCACACCAGGGACACGGCGCTGACAGAG aaactGGATTATTTCTGTGCTTCGGCCGTCATCCTGCACTCCGTGTACCTGTGCTGCGtcag GACGCTGGGGCTGCAGCGCCCAGCCTTAATCAGCATCTTCagagccttcctcctcctcttcctcgccGGCCACATCTCCTACCTGAGCCTCGTGCGCTTCGACTACGGCTACAACCTGGTGGCCAACgctgctgctg GGATGCTGACGGTGGCGTGGTGGCTGCGCTGGTGCCTGCGGCAGGGCCGGCGGCTGCCGCACGTGTGGAAATGCGCGGCcgcggtgctgctgctgcaggcgcTGGCGCTGCTCGAGCTGCTCGACTTCCCCCccctgggctgggtgctggACGCCCACGCGCTCTGGCACATCGGGACCATCCCCCTCAACGTGCTCTTCTACAG TTTCCTGATGGACGACAGCCTCTACCTCCTGAAGGCCAACTCCGACCTCTTCAAAGTGGACTAG
- the PNMT gene encoding phenylethanolamine N-methyltransferase produces the protein MSSPAALREGYEHFDPRAYLRNNYLPPRADFSSEEFVVPWKLRCLAETFASGEIRGRTLIDVGSGPTIYQLLSACDHFEEIVATDFLAVNREELGRWARGEPGAFDWSPFIQHVCKIEGRGEPWQDKQRRLRQRLRRILPIDVHRPEPLGAPLRPRADALLSAFCLEAVSPDRAAFLRALRHVGTLLRPGGHLVLLGALGESFYLAGPARLPVVPLEESDVREALAAAGFALRELRSYAMPPALRTGVDDVDGVFFAHAQKPLET, from the exons ATGAGCAGCCCGGCCGCGCTCCGAGAGGGCTACGAGCACTTCGACCCCCGCGCGTACCTGCGCAACAATTACCTCCCGCCCCGCGCCGACTTCTCCTCCGAGGAGTTCGTGGTGCCCTGGAAGCTGCGATGCCTGGCCGAGACCTTCGCCAGCG gtgaGATCCGAGGGCGGACGTTGATCGATGTGGGCTCGGGCCCCACCATTTACCAACTGCTGAGTGCCTGCGACCACTTCGAGGAGATCGTGGCCACCGATTTCCTGGCGGTGAACCGGGAGGAGCTCGGCCGGTGGGCGCGGGGCGAGCCCGGAGCCTTCGACTGGAGCCCGTTCATCCAGCACGTCTGCAAGATCGAGGGGCGCGG CGAGCCCTGGCAGGACAAACAGCGCCGTCTCCGCCAGCGCCTCCGCCGGATCCTGCCCATCGACGTTCACCGCCCGGAGCCTCTGGGGGCCCCGCTGCGCCCCCGGGCCGACGCGCTGCTCTCCGCCTTCTGCCTGGAGGCCGTGAGCCCCGACCGCGCCGCCTTCCTGCGGGCTCTGCGCCACGTGGGGACCCTGCTGCGACCGGGGGGAcaccttgtgctgctgggggctctgggcgAGTCCTTCTACCTGGCGGGTCCCGCCCGGCTGCCCGTGGTGCCGCTGGAGGAGTCCGATGTGCGGGAGGCGCTGGCGGCCGCGGGGTTCGCGCTGCGGGAGCTGCGCTCCTACGCGATGCCCCCCGCGCTCCGCACCGGCGTGGATGATGTGGACGGCGTGTTCTTCGCCCACGCGCAAAAACCGCTGGAAACGTGA